TACTATACCTCCATCAGCGCCCACGGGATCATCATGATCGCCAGCATCCTGTTGGGCATCGGCGGCATGTCAAACTACCTGGTTCCGTTGATGATCGGCGCCTCGGATATGGCGTTTCCAAGGCTCAATGCCTTCGCCTTTTGGATCGCTGTTCCCGGTGCACTGCTGGTGGTACTCGCCATGTTTTTGGGCGGTTGGGACACCGGCTGGACCGGCTATCCACCCCTCAGTGCGCAGTCTCCCCTGGGTGTGCAATACTTTTTCCTGGGCGTCTTTTTCGTAGGCATGTCATCCATCCTGGGCTCGATCAACATCCTCGTAACTACACTGCGGATGCGGGCACCGGGCATGAGCCTCTTCCGAATGCCGATCTTCGTCTGGGCTGCCTTCGCCACAGCCATCATTCAGCTTACAGCCACCCAACTCATCGGCCTCTCCTTCCTGATGGTGGTGATGCAGCGGTTGTTCGGCATGGGCTTTTTTGACCCGCGAGTGGCGGTAATCGCCGACATGTTGCCTTCCCAGCTCTGGGAAGGGGGCGGCAACCCGATCCTCTTCCAGCACCTGTTCTGGTTCTACAGCCATCCCGCTGTGTACATCTTCATCCTGCCTGGCCTGGGTATTATCAGCGAGTTGTTGCCGGTCTTCGCCCGAAAGCCCTTGTTCGGCTACAAGTGGATTGCCATGTCCAGCATGGCAATCGCCCTCGTAGGCTTCCTGGTCTGGGCCCATCACATGTTCGTATCCGGAATGAGCTACTACCTGAGAGTGCCTTTCATGTACTCGACCCTGTTGGTGGCGGTGCCAACCGGCGTAAAATTCTTCAGCTGGGTCGGCACCCTTTGGGGCGGCAAGATTATCTTGAAGACGCCCATGCTGTTTACCCTGGGTGCCATTTCGGTATTCCTGATCGGCGGTCTTACCGGCCCCCCGCTGGGCATGGTCACGACAGATATGAATCTGCACGACACCTATTACGTGGTCGGTCATTTCCATGCCACCATGTTTGGCGGGTTTGTCTTTCCATTCTTCGCTGCGCTGTATTACTGGTATCCCAAGGCGACAGGGCGCATGTATAACGAGCGCCTGGGCCAGATACATTTCGCGCTGATGCTTCCCGCTTTCTACGTCATGAGCCTGGGGCAGATGTGGACCGGCACCATGGGTATGCGCCGCCGCATCGCCGACTACGACCCGGCGTTGGGCATCGATACCGCACACATGATGGTCACCATCGCTGGGCTGGTCATTGCCACCTCGGTATGCATCATGCTCGTCAACCTGATCGTCAGTGCCCGCCGCGAACGGGTC
The Chloroflexota bacterium genome window above contains:
- a CDS encoding cbb3-type cytochrome c oxidase subunit I, whose translation is MRVLPSLGIIRGLVGFVIGWAVGYGFVSVARAMLGLEVAWIPQTTAGAASEGAMVFAAILGVIGFMVGVGALTDWFKWAVGQETPIQHGPPEDQPAWTRYFGVDYSHKIIGIQYTITGILLLLFAGTLAILFRFELMNPGLSEFSQGSGTSWYYTSISAHGIIMIASILLGIGGMSNYLVPLMIGASDMAFPRLNAFAFWIAVPGALLVVLAMFLGGWDTGWTGYPPLSAQSPLGVQYFFLGVFFVGMSSILGSINILVTTLRMRAPGMSLFRMPIFVWAAFATAIIQLTATQLIGLSFLMVVMQRLFGMGFFDPRVAVIADMLPSQLWEGGGNPILFQHLFWFYSHPAVYIFILPGLGIISELLPVFARKPLFGYKWIAMSSMAIALVGFLVWAHHMFVSGMSYYLRVPFMYSTLLVAVPTGVKFFSWVGTLWGGKIILKTPMLFTLGAISVFLIGGLTGPPLGMVTTDMNLHDTYYVVGHFHATMFGGFVFPFFAALYYWYPKATGRMYNERLGQIHFALMLPAFYVMSLGQMWTGTMGMRRRIADYDPALGIDTAHMMVTIAGLVIATSVCIMLVNLIVSARRERVAGANPWRSRGLEWQIPSPVPEQSYATTPIVVGEPYDYGLADSPYVMMAPALSGGD